A window from Mesorhizobium sp. WSM2240 encodes these proteins:
- a CDS encoding methyltransferase gives MPGQTTDAFHRGSFFLVQPARGGHRAGMDALALAAAVPSGFTGRLADLGAGAGAAGLAVASRCPAAGVVLVENSPTMAGYARQSLDLPENARLGGRVGVLEADVALTGKVRTAAGLTDNSFDFAIMNPPFNAEIDRATPNDLRRQAHVMEDGLFEAWLRTAAAIVRPRGGVAVIARPVSFAPMLAALDGRFGTAQIVPVHARPNAPAIRIVLRATRGARGGLSLMPPLVLHEGSSDAFSARAEAINAGQASLFGD, from the coding sequence GTGCCCGGCCAGACGACCGACGCCTTCCATCGCGGCAGTTTTTTCCTCGTGCAGCCTGCGCGTGGGGGCCACCGCGCCGGCATGGACGCGCTGGCGCTCGCCGCCGCCGTGCCGTCCGGCTTTACCGGCAGGCTCGCCGACCTCGGGGCGGGAGCGGGTGCTGCCGGCCTCGCCGTGGCGTCGCGCTGCCCGGCGGCAGGCGTGGTTCTCGTTGAAAACTCCCCGACCATGGCCGGCTATGCCCGCCAAAGCCTCGACCTCCCCGAAAATGCGCGGCTTGGCGGCCGTGTCGGGGTGTTGGAAGCCGATGTCGCGCTGACCGGCAAGGTGCGCACGGCCGCCGGCCTTACCGATAACTCCTTCGATTTCGCCATCATGAACCCGCCCTTCAACGCGGAGATCGACCGCGCCACACCCAATGATCTGCGGCGTCAGGCGCATGTTATGGAGGACGGGCTGTTCGAAGCCTGGCTCCGGACTGCGGCAGCCATCGTCAGGCCGCGCGGCGGCGTCGCCGTTATCGCCCGGCCGGTGTCGTTCGCTCCGATGCTTGCCGCACTCGACGGCCGTTTCGGTACCGCGCAGATCGTTCCGGTGCATGCCCGCCCGAACGCCCCGGCCATCCGCATCGTGCTTCGCGCGACCCGCGGCGCACGCGGGGGGCTGTCGCTGATGCCGCCGCTCGTCCTGCACGAAGGCTCGAGCGATGCCTTTTCCGCCCGCGCCGAGGCGATCAATGCCGGCCAGGCTTCGCTTTTCGGAGACTGA
- a CDS encoding DUF2007 domain-containing protein, with translation MIELIRTNDTVIISFVESLLRDAGIACFVADQNMSVLDGSIGILPRRVMVTADDAAAARRLITDAGIGNEMRES, from the coding sequence ACGACACCGTCATCATCTCCTTCGTCGAATCGCTGCTGCGCGACGCTGGCATCGCATGCTTCGTCGCGGACCAGAATATGAGCGTGCTCGACGGTTCGATCGGCATCCTGCCGCGCCGTGTCATGGTGACCGCCGATGACGCCGCCGCCGCGCGCCGCCTGATCACCGACGCCGGCATCGGCAATGAGATGCGCGAAAGCTAG